A single genomic interval of Granulicella tundricola MP5ACTX9 harbors:
- a CDS encoding N-acetylglucosamine kinase, with protein MIGGTGSAVVGRCGDGTRFTAGGWGPAIGDEGSGYWIGAEAVRAAFWALDRGVQTGLVDGIKAAWGAEDLAEVVGVANARPGPDFAALAPVVMRVAETGDEIAMKLLERAGWALADQVSTVAGKMRGCGEVGEVIRVAYTGSVLARIEPVRRAMTERLMEMGGVEVMDGAVNALEGALWRARKQGLVPRA; from the coding sequence GTGATTGGGGGTACGGGATCGGCTGTTGTGGGGCGGTGTGGGGATGGGACCCGGTTCACGGCGGGTGGGTGGGGGCCGGCGATCGGGGATGAGGGGTCGGGGTACTGGATTGGGGCGGAGGCGGTGCGGGCGGCGTTCTGGGCGCTGGATCGGGGGGTGCAGACGGGGCTGGTGGATGGGATCAAGGCGGCCTGGGGTGCGGAGGATCTGGCGGAGGTTGTGGGGGTGGCGAACGCGCGGCCGGGGCCGGACTTTGCGGCGCTCGCTCCGGTGGTGATGCGGGTTGCGGAGACGGGGGATGAGATTGCGATGAAGCTGCTGGAGCGGGCCGGGTGGGCGCTGGCGGATCAGGTTTCTACTGTTGCGGGAAAGATGCGGGGGTGTGGGGAGGTGGGTGAGGTGATCCGGGTGGCTTATACGGGGAGTGTGCTGGCTCGGATTGAGCCGGTGCGAAGGGCTATGACGGAACGGTTGATGGAGATGGGTGGAGTGGAGGTGATGGATGGGGCTGTGAATGCGTTGGAGGGGGCTTTGTGGCGGGCTAGAAAGCAGGGCCTAGTGCCTAGGGCCTAG
- a CDS encoding BadF/BadG/BcrA/BcrD ATPase family protein: MGFYVGVDAGGTKTECWLGNETEVLGRATCGSVKLIRVGEEVAEARLRVLLGEVEAMAGVSLQEVTRTCVGLAGVSITSVREFVRRVITSSVGGDLEICGDEEIALDGAFRGGRGYW, translated from the coding sequence ATGGGGTTCTATGTTGGCGTGGATGCGGGGGGTACGAAGACGGAGTGCTGGCTGGGGAATGAGACGGAGGTGCTGGGGCGGGCGACATGCGGATCGGTGAAGCTGATCCGGGTAGGGGAAGAGGTTGCGGAGGCTCGGCTGCGGGTGCTGCTGGGTGAGGTGGAGGCTATGGCGGGGGTGTCGCTGCAGGAGGTTACGCGGACTTGTGTGGGATTGGCGGGAGTCTCGATTACGTCTGTGCGGGAGTTTGTGAGGCGAGTGATTACGTCGAGTGTGGGTGGAGATTTGGAGATTTGTGGGGATGAAGAGATTGCTTTGGATGGGGCGTTCCGGGGGGGGCGGGGGTACTGGTGA